The proteins below are encoded in one region of Sminthopsis crassicaudata isolate SCR6 chromosome 1, ASM4859323v1, whole genome shotgun sequence:
- the CCL21 gene encoding C-C motif chemokine 21 codes for MALALMLALLALTVCSPGTQGSDSGAFDCCLKYSQKQIPASIVKSYRRQEVNQGCIIPAVIFTTWKKSQADLCADPSMKWVKDLVKWLDKHGGTLPKPRSRTCKKDKEISRQGKKGAKGCKRTEQTTVSKRTTTQ; via the exons ATGGCGCTGGCTCTGATGCTGGCCTTGCTGGCCCTCACTGTCTGCAGCCCAGGCACCCAAG GGAGTGACAGTGGAGCTTTCGATTGCTGTCTCAAGTACAGTCAAAAGCAGATTCCAGCCTCTATCGTCAAAAGCTACAGGCGGCAAGAAGTCAACCAGGGCTGCATCATTCCTGCCGTAAT ATTTACTACCTGGAAAAAATCACAGGCAGATCTGTGTGCTGACCCCTCGATGAAATGGGTGAAAGACCTGGTGAAGTGGCTTGACAAACATGGGGGAACCCTGCCAAAACCCAGATCCCGGACCTGCAAAAAGGATAAGGAAATCTCCAGGCAGGGCAAGAAGGGCGCCAAGGGTTGCAAGAG GACTGAACAGACCACAGTCTCCAAAAGAACTACTACCCAGTGA